A single genomic interval of Agromyces cerinus harbors:
- a CDS encoding ABC transporter ATP-binding protein encodes MSVTGVQGEERQDYSKAESAQIRARSRRLLGSLLAPQKARLWWTAVAIIISSAAQVAGPALIGYGIDQGIPALIEQNWFPVAFAGIAYLLTGLAGAFLISVYIRQSARISQAVLIDLRTRVFLHTQKLSLEFHESYTSGRIISRQTSDLDAIRELMDEGLTLLVRGLMYMVFTGIMLVIVDAPSALVLLVALIPLGILTRWFQVRSQQLFRRSRVASAKLIVQFVETMTGIRAVQAFRKQRRNETEFGGLVEDYRDVNAKVLGLFAVYNPGLALIGNTAVAATLVLGGFRVVDGAMGVGVLLSVVLYTKRFFDPMEDMAMFYNGYQSASSALEKISGVLEEEPSVPDPVKPVDLWNAEGRVRFDSVEFAYTKDRVILPRFDLDVPAGQTIALVGSTGAGKSTLAKLIARFYDPSDGAVTLDGVSLTDLHPKDLRRAIVMVTQEAYLFSGSVADNIALGKPDASFDEIVRAAMAVGAHEFIEGLPNGYDTDVNKRGGRVSAGQRQLISFARAFLANPAVLILDEATSSLDIPSERLVQEGLTKLLADRTAVIIAHRLSTVAIADRVLVMEHGRIVEDGSPADLIAGTGHFAAMHAAWRDSLV; translated from the coding sequence ATGAGCGTCACCGGTGTACAGGGCGAAGAACGCCAGGACTACTCGAAGGCCGAATCCGCGCAGATCCGCGCTCGCTCGCGGCGCCTGCTCGGGTCGCTCCTCGCTCCGCAGAAGGCGCGGCTCTGGTGGACGGCGGTCGCCATCATCATCTCGTCGGCCGCCCAGGTCGCCGGCCCGGCACTCATCGGGTACGGCATCGACCAGGGCATCCCGGCGCTCATTGAGCAGAACTGGTTCCCGGTCGCGTTCGCGGGCATCGCCTACCTGCTGACCGGGCTCGCGGGCGCGTTCCTCATCTCGGTGTACATCCGGCAGTCGGCGCGAATCAGCCAGGCGGTGCTGATCGACCTCCGCACCCGGGTGTTCCTGCACACGCAGAAGCTCTCGCTCGAGTTCCACGAGTCCTACACCTCGGGGCGCATCATCTCGCGGCAGACGAGCGACCTCGACGCGATCCGCGAGCTCATGGACGAGGGGCTGACGCTCCTCGTGCGCGGCCTCATGTACATGGTGTTCACCGGCATCATGCTCGTCATCGTCGACGCCCCGTCGGCACTCGTGCTGCTCGTCGCGCTGATCCCGCTCGGCATCCTCACCCGATGGTTCCAGGTGCGCTCGCAGCAGCTGTTCCGGCGGTCGCGAGTGGCGTCGGCCAAGCTCATCGTGCAGTTCGTCGAGACCATGACCGGCATCCGCGCGGTGCAGGCCTTCCGCAAGCAGCGCCGCAACGAGACGGAGTTCGGCGGACTCGTCGAGGACTACCGCGACGTGAACGCCAAGGTGCTGGGTCTCTTCGCGGTCTACAACCCGGGGCTCGCCCTCATCGGCAACACCGCGGTCGCGGCCACCCTCGTGCTCGGCGGATTCCGGGTCGTCGACGGCGCGATGGGCGTCGGCGTGCTGCTCTCGGTCGTGCTCTACACGAAGCGCTTCTTCGACCCGATGGAGGACATGGCGATGTTCTACAACGGGTACCAGTCGGCCTCGTCGGCCCTCGAGAAGATCTCGGGCGTGCTCGAGGAGGAGCCGAGCGTGCCCGATCCGGTGAAGCCGGTCGACCTCTGGAACGCGGAGGGTCGCGTGCGCTTCGACAGCGTCGAGTTCGCCTACACGAAGGACCGCGTCATCCTGCCGCGCTTCGATCTCGACGTGCCTGCGGGGCAGACCATCGCCCTCGTCGGGTCGACGGGAGCGGGCAAGTCGACGCTCGCGAAACTCATCGCGCGCTTCTACGACCCGAGCGACGGGGCGGTCACCCTCGACGGCGTCTCGCTCACCGACCTGCACCCGAAGGACCTCCGGCGCGCGATCGTCATGGTCACGCAGGAGGCGTACCTCTTCTCGGGATCGGTGGCCGACAACATCGCGCTCGGCAAGCCCGACGCGTCGTTCGACGAGATCGTGCGCGCGGCGATGGCGGTCGGTGCGCACGAGTTCATCGAGGGTCTGCCGAACGGCTACGACACCGACGTGAACAAGCGCGGCGGGCGGGTCAGCGCCGGCCAGCGGCAGCTCATCTCGTTCGCGCGCGCGTTCCTCGCGAACCCCGCCGTGCTCATCCTCGACGAGGCGACCTCCTCGCTCGACATCCCGAGCGAGCGGCTCGTGCAGGAGGGGCTGACCAAGCTCCTCGCCGACCGCACCGCGGTGATCATCGCGCACCGGCTGTCGACGGTCGCGATCGCCGACCGGGTGCTCGTGATGGAGCACGGGCGCATCGTCGAAGACGGGTCGCCGGCCGATCTCATCGCCGGTACGGGCCATTTCGCTGCGATGCACGCGGCCTGGCGCGACTCGCTGGTCTGA
- a CDS encoding response regulator transcription factor — protein METPERPLRVAIADDALLLREGIAKVLVDGGLEVVASVGTGVELLEVAARGGLDAAVLDIRMPPSYRDEGILALEEMRAQGSTIGVLLLSMYATPEYALRVMGAGSGTGYLLKERVSEPQTLVRAVETVASGGSVVDPEVVEQLVQRTRADDPLSRLTERERSVLELMAQGYSNGGIAQTLFLGLKTVETHVRSILQKLDLEESPEHHRRVLAVLTLLGAR, from the coding sequence ATGGAGACGCCCGAACGTCCCCTTCGCGTCGCGATCGCCGACGATGCGCTCCTCCTGCGCGAGGGCATCGCGAAGGTACTCGTCGACGGAGGCCTCGAGGTCGTCGCCTCGGTCGGCACGGGCGTCGAGCTGCTCGAGGTCGCCGCACGCGGCGGGCTCGACGCGGCGGTGCTCGACATCAGGATGCCGCCGAGCTACCGCGACGAGGGCATCCTCGCGCTCGAGGAGATGCGGGCACAGGGCTCGACGATCGGCGTGCTGCTGCTGTCGATGTACGCGACGCCCGAGTACGCGCTGCGGGTGATGGGCGCGGGCAGCGGCACCGGGTACCTCCTGAAGGAGCGCGTCTCCGAGCCCCAGACCCTCGTTCGCGCCGTCGAGACGGTCGCCTCCGGCGGCTCGGTCGTCGACCCCGAGGTCGTCGAGCAGCTCGTGCAGCGCACGCGCGCCGACGACCCGCTCTCGCGCCTCACCGAGCGCGAGCGGTCGGTGCTCGAGCTCATGGCCCAGGGCTACTCCAACGGCGGCATCGCGCAGACGCTCTTCCTCGGACTGAAGACCGTCGAGACGCACGTGCGCTCCATCCTGCAGAAACTCGACCTCGAGGAGTCGCCCGAGCATCACCGGAGGGTGCTCGCGGTGCTGACGCTCCTCGGCGCGAGGTGA
- a CDS encoding MGMT family protein, whose protein sequence is MPQQHAEGFVEAVLVVVADIPAGQVATYGDVAALLGSRGARAVGQVMARSGGDVPWWRVVRAGGRPPAGHAERARRHYDAEGTPLRPSSDDDGYRIDLAACRWRG, encoded by the coding sequence ATGCCGCAGCAGCATGCCGAGGGGTTCGTCGAGGCGGTGCTCGTGGTCGTCGCCGACATTCCCGCGGGGCAGGTCGCGACCTATGGCGATGTCGCGGCGCTGCTCGGCTCGCGCGGCGCACGCGCCGTCGGGCAGGTGATGGCGCGCTCCGGCGGCGACGTGCCGTGGTGGCGGGTCGTGCGCGCGGGCGGGCGCCCGCCCGCCGGGCATGCCGAACGAGCACGGCGGCATTACGACGCCGAGGGCACCCCGCTCCGCCCCTCGTCCGACGACGACGGCTACCGCATCGATCTCGCGGCGTGCCGCTGGCGCGGCTGA
- a CDS encoding NADP-dependent isocitrate dehydrogenase has product MSKIKVEGTVVELDGDEMTRIIWQAIKDTLIHPYLDVNLEYYDLSIQKRDETDDQITIDAAHAIQKHGVGVKCATITPDEARVEEFGLKKMWKSPNGTIRNILGGVIFREPIIISNIPRLVPGWNKPIIIGRHAFGDQYRATDFLFKGEGTLSVSFTPKDGGEPQQFEVYQSPGDGIAQVQYNLDASIRDFARASLNYGLSRNYPVYLSTKNTILKAYDGRFKDIFQEIFDTEFKEQFDAAGLTYEHRLIDDMVASAMKWEGGYVWACKNYDGDVQSDTVAQGFGSLGLMTSVLATPDGKVVEAEAAHGTVTRHYRQHQAGKPTSTNPIASIFAWTRGLAHRGKLDGNPELIEFAATLEDVVITTVESGAMTKDLALLVGPEQGYQTTEEFLATLADNLKARIAA; this is encoded by the coding sequence TTGTCCAAGATCAAGGTTGAAGGCACCGTCGTCGAACTCGACGGCGACGAGATGACGCGCATCATCTGGCAGGCCATCAAAGACACGCTCATCCACCCCTACCTCGACGTGAACCTCGAGTACTACGACCTCTCGATCCAGAAGCGCGACGAGACCGACGACCAGATCACCATCGACGCGGCCCACGCCATCCAGAAGCACGGCGTCGGCGTCAAGTGCGCGACGATCACGCCCGACGAGGCGCGCGTCGAGGAGTTCGGCCTGAAGAAGATGTGGAAGTCGCCGAACGGCACGATCCGCAACATCCTCGGCGGTGTCATCTTCCGCGAGCCGATCATCATCTCGAACATCCCGCGCCTCGTGCCCGGCTGGAACAAGCCGATCATCATCGGCCGTCACGCCTTCGGCGACCAGTACCGCGCCACCGACTTCCTCTTCAAGGGCGAGGGCACCCTCTCGGTCTCGTTCACCCCGAAGGATGGCGGCGAGCCGCAGCAGTTCGAGGTCTACCAGTCCCCGGGCGACGGCATCGCGCAGGTGCAGTACAACCTCGACGCCTCGATCCGCGACTTCGCCCGCGCCTCGCTGAACTACGGCCTCTCGCGCAACTACCCGGTGTACCTCTCGACGAAGAACACGATCCTGAAGGCGTACGACGGCCGCTTCAAGGACATCTTCCAGGAGATCTTCGACACCGAGTTCAAGGAGCAGTTCGACGCAGCGGGCCTCACCTACGAGCACCGCCTCATCGACGACATGGTCGCCTCGGCCATGAAGTGGGAGGGCGGCTACGTCTGGGCTTGCAAGAACTACGATGGCGACGTGCAGTCCGACACCGTCGCGCAGGGCTTCGGCTCGCTCGGCCTCATGACCTCGGTGCTCGCCACTCCCGACGGCAAGGTCGTCGAGGCCGAGGCGGCGCACGGCACCGTGACGCGTCACTACCGCCAGCACCAGGCCGGCAAGCCGACCTCGACGAACCCGATCGCCTCGATCTTCGCCTGGACGCGCGGCCTCGCGCACCGCGGCAAGCTCGACGGCAACCCCGAGCTCATCGAGTTCGCCGCCACCCTCGAAGACGTCGTCATCACGACCGTCGAGTCGGGCGCCATGACGAAGGACCTCGCGCTCCTCGTCGGCCCCGAGCAGGGCTACCAGACGACCGAGGAGTTCCTCGCAACGCTGGCCGACAACCTGAAGGCGCGCATCGCCGCGTAG
- a CDS encoding sensor histidine kinase, with amino-acid sequence MAPGRKGRIIRRSIVIALVVAASLTMEITGFIATPDALRREVSWTTLHAIVPLVFAACAGVAWAIGPSRLPARLMVAFPLVWIPLSFLRVIEHVAWLWPFVYGVHLWWAVLTGILVLLYPRGRLIDGVDRWIASIALVTSVGYLIGVLLLGQPSPEVCDCAANPYLVADAPGVFAIFDVGYRAIGVLLAIVIAVRLLVRWVRGSVPARTVAFLMPIALIAWVITLATQAAAYASGSADLVLDTVSLVAIASIPVSFVAGISHARNMRARVADLMRITREGADRGLWAESLARTLRDASVRVYWWDEERARYADASGEPLDDSTAARRSDHGLLPVSSPTGMPIAVIRHDRVLTDNMRLLDGVSSALRLSVDNGRLRSEIERTLEQVRQSRSRILEAGDEARRRIERDLHDGAQQHLVSLGMRLRLAANQARDRGVEPLGVELDGTILMLNQALKELRELAHGIHPSLLSSGGLALAVPELAGRCPVPVEIDVQPEGRLPEVVESTAYFVVSEALANVAKHAQATRGWVRAALIDGELELVVRDNGVGGASAEGSGMLGIADRVDAVGGRFRLESPPGAGTTITIRIPLGRFTSP; translated from the coding sequence ATGGCCCCCGGCCGCAAGGGCCGGATCATCAGGCGCTCGATCGTCATCGCGCTCGTCGTCGCCGCGAGCCTCACGATGGAGATCACGGGGTTCATCGCGACTCCCGATGCGCTGCGGCGCGAGGTGTCGTGGACGACGCTGCACGCGATCGTGCCGCTCGTGTTCGCCGCATGCGCCGGCGTGGCGTGGGCCATCGGCCCCTCGCGCCTGCCGGCCCGCCTCATGGTCGCCTTCCCGCTCGTGTGGATCCCGCTCTCCTTCCTCCGCGTCATCGAGCACGTCGCCTGGCTCTGGCCCTTCGTCTACGGCGTGCACCTCTGGTGGGCGGTGCTCACCGGCATCCTCGTGCTGCTCTACCCCCGCGGCCGCCTGATCGACGGCGTCGACCGCTGGATCGCGAGCATCGCGCTCGTCACCTCGGTCGGCTACCTGATCGGCGTGCTGCTGCTCGGCCAGCCGTCGCCCGAGGTCTGCGACTGCGCCGCCAATCCCTACCTCGTCGCCGACGCACCCGGCGTGTTCGCGATCTTCGACGTCGGCTACCGCGCCATCGGCGTGCTGCTCGCGATCGTCATCGCCGTGCGACTGCTCGTGCGGTGGGTGCGCGGCAGCGTGCCGGCCCGCACCGTCGCGTTCCTCATGCCGATCGCCCTGATCGCCTGGGTGATCACCCTCGCGACCCAGGCCGCGGCGTACGCCTCGGGCAGCGCCGACCTCGTGCTCGACACGGTCTCGCTCGTGGCGATCGCCTCAATCCCCGTCAGCTTCGTCGCCGGCATCTCGCATGCGCGCAACATGCGCGCCCGCGTCGCCGACCTCATGCGCATCACGCGAGAGGGCGCCGACCGGGGGCTCTGGGCGGAGTCCCTCGCTCGCACCCTGCGCGACGCCTCCGTGCGCGTCTACTGGTGGGACGAGGAGCGAGCCAGGTATGCGGATGCGTCGGGGGAGCCGCTCGACGACAGCACCGCCGCCCGGCGCAGCGACCACGGCCTGCTGCCCGTCTCCTCGCCGACCGGCATGCCCATCGCCGTCATCCGCCACGACCGGGTGCTCACCGACAACATGCGCCTGCTCGACGGCGTCTCGAGCGCACTGCGCCTCTCGGTCGACAACGGCCGGCTGCGGTCCGAGATCGAGCGCACCCTCGAACAGGTGCGCCAGTCGCGGAGCCGCATCCTCGAGGCCGGCGACGAGGCGCGGCGGCGCATCGAGCGAGACCTGCACGACGGGGCGCAGCAGCACCTCGTCTCCCTCGGCATGCGCCTGCGCCTCGCGGCGAACCAGGCCCGCGACCGCGGGGTCGAGCCGCTCGGGGTCGAACTCGACGGCACGATCCTGATGCTGAACCAGGCGCTCAAGGAGCTTCGCGAGCTCGCCCACGGCATCCATCCCTCGCTGCTGTCGTCGGGCGGGCTCGCGCTCGCCGTGCCCGAGCTCGCCGGACGCTGCCCCGTGCCGGTCGAGATCGACGTGCAGCCCGAGGGGCGGCTCCCCGAGGTGGTCGAGTCGACGGCGTACTTCGTGGTCTCCGAGGCGCTCGCGAACGTCGCGAAGCACGCGCAGGCGACCCGGGGCTGGGTGCGCGCCGCCCTCATCGACGGCGAGCTCGAGCTCGTGGTGCGCGACAACGGGGTCGGCGGGGCATCCGCCGAGGGCAGCGGCATGCTGGGCATCGCCGACCGGGTCGACGCCGTCGGCGGACGGTTCCGCCTCGAGAGCCCGCCGGGGGCGGGAACGACGATCACCATCCGGATCCCGCTCGGCCGGTTCACCTCCCCCTGA
- a CDS encoding GNAT family N-acetyltransferase, translating to MAELRLEDLSASNIVAANSLSLKPGQEQFIAPVTYSAESSVVNPATAWQRVALLEDRVVGFIHGNFDPENEHEEFRACIWRINVDAEVQGKGVGRFLATALAEEAKHRGFDRITVLWEPGEEGPEAFFHRIGFTDIGETAYGDVIGALEL from the coding sequence ATGGCTGAGCTGAGACTGGAAGATCTGTCGGCGTCGAACATCGTGGCGGCGAACTCGTTGTCGCTCAAGCCCGGCCAGGAGCAGTTCATCGCCCCGGTCACCTACTCCGCCGAGTCCTCGGTCGTGAACCCCGCCACCGCCTGGCAGCGCGTCGCCCTGCTCGAGGATCGCGTCGTCGGCTTCATCCACGGCAACTTCGACCCCGAGAACGAGCACGAGGAGTTCCGGGCCTGCATCTGGCGCATCAACGTCGACGCCGAGGTGCAGGGCAAGGGCGTCGGCCGGTTCCTCGCGACGGCGCTCGCCGAAGAGGCCAAGCACCGCGGGTTCGACCGCATCACCGTGCTGTGGGAGCCGGGCGAAGAGGGCCCCGAGGCGTTCTTCCACCGCATCGGCTTCACCGACATCGGCGAGACCGCGTACGGCGACGTCATCGGCGCGCTCGAACTCTGA